The segment TAAATGGATATCAATGTATAAAATAAAATTGAAAACTGTTTAATCTAAAAAAATGTTAAAACAAGGCAACTTTGTTTAATATTTTAGACTATATGTTGAACAATAAATTTTAAATTGAGTTTATTGTTTAAATTAATTCAAAATTTTTATTCACTATTAACTTAAATTAAAATCTATCATGAAAACGACAAGGAACTTTTACACAGCAATTATGCTTTTCCTCCTGATTGGAGCGACTTCATTATTTGCTCAGACAGCAAAAATTCAGTTGATTCACAATTCAGCTGATGCAATTAGTCAAAACGTAGATATTTACGTGAATGATGCTTTACTTATCGATAACTTTGAGTTCAGAACCGCCACCAAATTTTTTGATGTACCAGCCGGAGTTGATCTTAAAGTGACGGTTGTTCCAAATACTTTTGACATACCAAATGAATTGAAGTGGGAGCAGACAGTCAACTTCCAGCGTGATGAGCAGTATATTATCGTTGCAAACGGTTTGTTGGTAGAGTCGAGGTACACTCCATTCAAACCTTTCTCAGTCTATCCGTTTGCTGGCGCCAGAACTCAATCCATAAATGCCAGCAATAATGATGTTGAAACAAAATACACTGATGTGCTTGTATTTCATGGCTCAACCGATGCGCCCAGTGTTAACGTGGTTGAATCAGGTGTCGGAGCTGGAACCATAATCAGTGATTTTTCCTACGGTACTTATGCCGGATATCTTTCACTTCCTACTAATGATTACATTTTACAAGTGACCAATACTGATGAAACAGTAGTTGTAGCTCAATATTCCGCACCACTTCAAACCCTGGGTCTTGAAGATATGGCACTCACAGTTTTGGCTTCTGGTTTCCTAAATCCATCCGAGAATTTTGATGGCGCTGCTTTTGGTCTTTACGTCGCATTACCTTCAGGTGGCGACCTAATCCCTTTGCCTCTGGTTGAAACCGAAAACAGAAATACCGCCCGCGTTCAGGTGATCCACAATTCAGCCGATGCAGCCGCAGTAGTTGTTGATGTGTGGTTGAACCAAACCAAATTGATTGACA is part of the Bacteroidales bacterium genome and harbors:
- a CDS encoding DUF4397 domain-containing protein, which gives rise to MKTTRNFYTAIMLFLLIGATSLFAQTAKIQLIHNSADAISQNVDIYVNDALLIDNFEFRTATKFFDVPAGVDLKVTVVPNTFDIPNELKWEQTVNFQRDEQYIIVANGLLVESRYTPFKPFSVYPFAGARTQSINASNNDVETKYTDVLVFHGSTDAPSVNVVESGVGAGTIISDFSYGTYAGYLSLPTNDYILQVTNTDETVVVAQYSAPLQTLGLEDMALTVLASGFLNPSENFDGAAFGLYVALPSGGDLIPLPLVETENRNTARVQVIHNSADAAAVVVDVWLNQTKLIDNFAFRTSTPFIDAPAGVLLNIGIAPPNSTSWTQSFSIKQVALTADQTYVIVANGITSTSGYTPSPSFSVSVYPIGREAASQPGNTDVLVVHGSTDAPSVDIYETGVGAGLIVDDLTYGNVAGYLELETLDYVIDIRDETGTSTVAAYQAPLTTLGLEGAALSVIASGFLNPANNSNGEAFGLYVALPSGGDLIPLPLYQPTQTARVQVIHNSADAAAAVVDVWL